Proteins from a genomic interval of Stenotrophomonas maltophilia:
- a CDS encoding AraC family transcriptional regulator, with product MSAAGKALWYIETHADRPLALADVAAAAGLSPFHLSRLFQTRTGTSVVRYLRGRRLTAAAQRLADGAGDILQVALGAGYTTHAAFTRAFSDQFGQTPERVREQGTDGLALVQAIRVDEAPVPCDEAPRLLDTPAFQLVGIGMRHTRGSGGAIPGQWAQLNREWPTPAPVSFGVCCNSDDDGGFDYIAALPASAVPSVPAHWQRVDIPPRRYLVAWHGGHISTIRSTWFWLLDHYLPGSGLSLADAPDLERYDMRFDEHSGNGGVEIWLPVE from the coding sequence ATGAGTGCGGCAGGCAAGGCGTTGTGGTACATCGAAACCCATGCGGATCGACCGCTGGCACTGGCCGACGTCGCTGCTGCGGCGGGGCTGTCGCCGTTCCATCTGTCGCGCCTGTTCCAGACCCGCACCGGTACCTCGGTGGTGCGCTACCTGCGCGGACGGCGCCTGACCGCGGCCGCGCAGCGGCTGGCCGACGGCGCAGGCGACATCCTGCAGGTTGCGCTTGGGGCCGGCTATACCACCCATGCGGCGTTCACCCGTGCCTTCAGCGACCAGTTCGGGCAGACACCGGAGCGGGTACGCGAACAGGGCACCGACGGCCTGGCACTGGTGCAGGCGATCCGCGTGGACGAGGCGCCTGTACCCTGCGATGAGGCACCGCGCCTGCTCGACACGCCCGCCTTCCAGCTGGTGGGTATCGGCATGCGGCATACCCGCGGCAGCGGTGGTGCGATACCCGGACAGTGGGCGCAGCTCAACCGCGAATGGCCGACGCCTGCACCGGTCAGCTTTGGCGTGTGCTGCAACAGTGATGACGATGGCGGCTTCGACTACATCGCCGCACTGCCGGCCAGCGCGGTGCCGAGCGTACCTGCGCACTGGCAACGCGTGGACATTCCGCCGCGTCGCTACCTGGTGGCCTGGCACGGCGGGCACATCTCGACCATCCGCTCGACCTGGTTCTGGCTGCTGGATCACTACCTGCCCGGCTCCGGTCTCAGCCTGGCCGATGCACCCGATCTGGAACGCTACGACATGCGTTTCGATGAGCACAGCGGCAACGGCGGCGTGGAAATCTGGCTGCCAGTGGAGTGA
- a CDS encoding VOC family protein, whose translation MRLLHLTLPVSDVGTVASYFRDVLQQRVVGNHVHIGWSTIELQPAEGRPVGGVHLAFNVPDNRFGEAMTWLRERTPLQRNPAGLDYFALESSWQSQSVYFTGLDGLILELIGRRRLPDSAHQGAFHGSELTCLSEVGLPSHDVDAVREQSSLRFGLQPISPPSPQFAPMGDDEGLLIVVAADRRWFPEQKDLPNAQGLLLQVGDVAGPGVVEDAALGWRVQAT comes from the coding sequence ATGCGCCTGTTGCACCTCACGCTGCCGGTATCCGATGTCGGTACCGTGGCCAGCTACTTCCGCGATGTGCTGCAGCAGCGCGTGGTCGGCAATCATGTGCACATCGGCTGGAGCACGATCGAGTTGCAGCCCGCTGAAGGACGTCCGGTCGGAGGCGTGCACCTGGCCTTCAACGTACCGGACAACCGCTTTGGCGAGGCAATGACCTGGTTGCGCGAACGCACGCCACTGCAGCGCAATCCGGCAGGGTTGGATTATTTCGCCCTGGAAAGCAGCTGGCAGTCGCAGTCGGTGTACTTCACCGGCCTCGATGGTTTGATCCTTGAACTGATCGGCCGCCGCCGCTTGCCGGACAGTGCGCATCAGGGCGCCTTCCACGGCAGCGAACTGACCTGCCTGAGCGAGGTCGGCCTGCCCAGCCACGATGTCGATGCTGTGCGCGAGCAGTCCAGCCTGCGGTTTGGCCTGCAACCGATCAGCCCGCCTTCGCCGCAGTTCGCGCCGATGGGCGACGACGAAGGGCTGCTGATCGTGGTCGCTGCGGACCGGCGCTGGTTCCCCGAGCAGAAGGACCTGCCCAATGCGCAGGGCCTGTTGCTGCAGGTCGGCGACGTGGCCGGCCCGGGTGTTGTGGAGGACGCTGCACTCGGCTGGCGGGTGCAGGCGACCTGA